The DNA sequence GGTATTGGTTGTGTTCAGTTACCAATCCTTTGGACTGGTATGCTTTCCTATGTTCTACATGTTTATACTAGTTTGGATGATGTTACCTGAGTATGTCACCCCACATAAGAGCTGAAATACTTTCCTTCCATCTGTTTTCCCTTACCCATGCATTTTGCTTTAATAAAGGTTTAATACCTTTATTATAAACCTTTTATAAATACTATAAACCTTTAATAAAACAAAGGTTTGATCACTGTGTgcctgcagcctggttctgcctGGTTTCTGCCACCCAATATACGAGTACCTGGGAGTGTGTGAGCCATTAGAATTCTTCATGCAACAAGGTGTACTGCTACTAAACCCAGAGATGGCATATAGCCACCACAAATAGCAGCCATTGATGGACTGGTtcaccatgaatttgtctaattcccttttaaatccTTCTAAATTAGTGTCAGCCCCAAATGTGGTAGGACTTCCTTACAAGGGAGGTGTTCCAGCCTTCCAGTTCTGCAATATCCGTTTTGAGGTGTGACCACAACTGTACACAGGACTTCCAAACATGACTGCACCATAGATTCATGGAGTTTTAACagttttctccttctctttccaaatGAACCCTAGAATGGAATTTGCCTTCCTCACAACTGCCACACACCAGGTCATTGTTTTTTCTAGACCTCATAAAATGCCTCAATCCCTGACAGTAGAATGCACACACCCCATGACGCAAATATTTTTGCCTACATAGCTTTTAGGACCTTTCCCACTACTTCATAGAGATCTGCAGTTTGAGGCTGCTATAAGAGAACGAAGCAGCTGAATCCTCTTTTGCCCTGCAACCCTTTGCCACAGTGGCAGGTACTCTGCTCCATAGGGGTATATTACAACAAATGAAGTGTAGTGTGAGGCTTTATTCTGGCAGCAATCCATCAGATCAGGCAGTAGGAAGTAACCCTTAAAATCCATTTATAGACAACAGCTCAACCACAAGGGAAGCTGAGCTTGAGGAACTAGCTGGATTGCTTCTGCTTAACATAGGGTATTGCCTAAATTACACATTTATAAGCAGCCAAAAACACACAGAGGCTTTTATACATGTGTGTGCACAAAATAAATGTTTTACTTTGATGCAATTGTCTCCTTCCATCAGAGGAACAGGCAGCAAGTACGAGCTTTAgcaattgtggaaattgtggtaTTTTGCAATACTgtcacatattttttttaaattgtgagccctttagggacagggagccattagttatttgttgTTCACTGTACACTGCTTGGTGAACTTTtcattaaaaagcagtatataaatactgttaataataacaatttaTGCAAAAAGAGAGTACTTCGTTTAGCCAAACCTTTAACACACTTTACCTCTTACAGTGctgtaatctttaaaaaaaggaatattAGACCTTTTATTCCTAAACAGTTCATACAAGTGGATTTTAATAGGTCAAGGTTTTTTCCACCTAATCTTAAGAGGACTCTTCAGCACAAGAACTAGCTGCTCTTTAGAAAGCAGTGCCGAAAGCTTCACTATGTTTTTCTTTGTGGGGAGAGGAATAACCTCCACTAATACCAACCTTGGTGGTCCAGTACTACCACTTGGACAATTAAAGTTCACTGGCACCCAAAGACAATGCTATACTTAGGAAACTCCATGTGCAGACAAAATATTAGTATGTAAATTAAAGCAAGACAATCACTATCCTGCAAAGAGGGTCAACAAGGCCTTTCTCAGTGGCCTTCAAGACATATGAGAAAGTTGagtataaagaaaaagaaaaggagaactgGCCTGATTGAAGCCTAGATAGCTTATAGTGGGGGGAGTGGAATTTAGAGGTGGGTGGGGGGTCTACACtaagaggttaaaaaaaactcCAAGTGCTATATGGGAAGGCTGGAGGGAAATAAAAGGATATCTTTTCCCCTTTCCTATTCTCTAGGAGCATCCCTACCACCACCTTGCCCATATAATACTCAAGTTTGAGGCTGGAAACTGGCCCTGAAGTGTTGAGCTCTTTAATGCTATATAAAACAGTAGAGAAAGATTTGGGATAGGGTGGTGGGGAAATatgtcctttccccctcctcagCTCCAACACCATTTCAGGGCTCCTGCTCAGAACAAAACTCCTGTCTGGGATTGGGGAAATGTTTGTTGCAGGCTACTTGCACTCTTATAAATACACAAGTATGGAACAGTGCAGAAAGAACATGGATAACTCTACAGAAATATTAttctttattattaagaatatttatataccgcttttcaacaaaaaagttcacaaagcagtttacaaatatCTAATGCAATTTGCCTTTGGGTGAATGGAACCCATCTTTCATCAAGATGCAGAAGGAATATCACATTTGGTGCCAATATCGCATTTGAAAAAGATTCCTTTGTGACAACACTGAAGACTGGTCAACCTGAGCTGAGATGCAACAAGAAACTCAAAGATCTTCCTAGGTATCTTATGTCAAGACAGAGCGGGCCGGACCCATCACCCCAGAAAGAAATCATGCAAGCACCTTTATTTCAGGAGGCAAGAAAAAAAAGGCTTTAATAGGGAAGGTCCCAGAGTAAGAAAGTTACAGCAAGTGCCTTTGCAAAAAGAACCAAGAGTTACAGATTCCAGCTCCGTTCTGTTCTGCTAAATGCATGGCCTGACCCTTCCCATTACAGCTCCCTCTGGCACAGATGTGGAAGGGAATAGAAAGGGCAGGAACAGGAGGCAAGTGCTGTGTGCAGAATGTTCTGATCCCTGCAGGGGTGGAGGAAGATGGACTGGGGAGAAAGCACTCTTTCCAGAGACTGGAGTGACTTGGCACAGGAGGGGGGTtgctatctccagcagcctgcctgcctgcaaaacCATGACTCCTACACACCACTCTGGAGATGAATCAAGGTAGTTACCCTGTGGACACCCCATGAGTGGCTGCCACTTCATTCAAAAGACAGAGATGCTTCACACCTCGCTTACTGGTCCCCATGTTAAGAGATAAAGGCAGCTTTTAAAGCTATTAAAGGTGATTTTTTGCATGCGACACTGTTGAATTGGAACTCCTGCAGCAACTCTTGGTGAGGGCTGCTAGAACAACcaatccctcctcccacccacttcctcacaAGGACTTGGCCACTAGGAGATTCAAGTAGACAAATTACAGCGAGTGATCagtcgtttaaaaaaaaaaaaaaaggatattgAATCAGCACAGTTTTGTTCCAAAAACATTAAAAAGCACCCTCCCCTCCCCGGGGCACGCTGGCGAGCATGGAGTACATTTAGCTGGGACAGCTCCACAGGTCTGGCTGCTTCTCATCTCACTCTCACGCTATGGCCTTCTCTATAGCCCCAGCAAGGTGGCTGTGCAGAGAGAACGAGAAAGCAAAGCTGCAGATTCTGGTCCCTTGGTTTAgaactgggaaaagaaaaaacaaaaatatcTATAAATCCAAACGGTGCAGTAATTCAAAACTGACTCAAGTTTTCATCTCCCCAATTTGTTTTTAATCCATTTCATTTTTGCAATCGATGTTTCGGTCTTTGGCACATTCATTCTTTTATTATAAGTGACCTTAAATGTTTTAATGAAAAGGTAgagtagaaatattttaatggaTAGGTGTATTATGATTTTCCTTAAGAACACAATAGCAAACACCTCTCCCTGCTCCCATCTCCCCAGAAAATGGTATTATTGCTGCAACTTATAGGACCATGTCGTATACAAAGAGAGATTTGAGCCTTTCACTAGACTCTGCAAGGAAAGACATTTAGAATCTCTCATATCACTTCCTCCTTCCAGCAACCTCATGTGTAATTGCTACCTGCAGCACCTTACATGCCACTTAAAACTGCCACCCAGAACATGGAATCCTACAAGGACCCATTTTATTCCCACTGAAACTTCTGCTACAATGCGTCCCGAAGATTTATTCTGAATTGTTTCTATTATAGTTCCCCCTCCCAAGTGGGGAAAAAGCTAAGAAATAATGGTTTACTGAAGACTACCAGTTAGTTTTACAGTTGAGAatggatttgaacccaaggcTCTTGTGTACAGAGAAAATATGCATAACAAAAATTCTCTGCTGCCTCAAAAACATTTAACTAGCAATATCTGGCTCAGCCACCTCCTTTCAGTGGAATGAAGTTCTCCATTGTCAtgtaatttatttttactttccATGGACCATCTGTCATTCTTACCAGCAATCCTAACACTACATTGCCATAATCATATTAAAAGGGAAACAATCTGCCTACTTAACTGCCAAAACCCACTGGTGAATTTTGGCATACCATTTGGGCATCACTTTAGTTACACCTAGCAGACCCTTACATTCTTGAGGAACTCCTCGGCCACAATGCGAGCCCTGGCATTGACTGACAGCTTCATCTCACTGATTTCCTTGTCGATTTCCTCCATGAAATGAATGACAAAGTCCACCAGCTTGTGCTTGTACATTTGCTCCGTATGGAAGTTTGTGATCAGGAAGCTGATATCATAGCCCTGGAACAAAAGTGAGGGCAGCGAGTGATCAGTAAGATACATTGCCAAGCAAGATACGTTCACTATTCCTCCTATTCACTCTGTCACCTGCCCAACATGGGCAGAAAGGACATCAATGCCTGACTGATGTTTTGGATCATCAACACCTAGCAGGATAATGGCCTGTTCTTTCCAGAAGTGAATACCACCTGCAGATACCTGTAGGGAGGTTTTAGAGTTCTGGCACAGAAACACCCAAGGGTCAGACTGTGCCAGACACACAATCAAAACCAACATTGAAAAACATCAGGAGAATAGTCCACACAGGGTGAAGTACCAGGAATAGATTACAGGTATGTCTCACTGGTTATGTCAATTAAAGGGACAGCTATCTTGCATTCTTCTGAatttataaaacacacacagcattTCCCTGTGAGCAAATTCGGAAGTTAAGACAGCAAAAGTCACACTAACTCAGTCTCTACAATGCTAGTCAAATTCAGCAAgccccagacaggaagagaaaacCACACTGTCTGAGCCATACTGAGGTCTTGTCAGAAGCAAGCTCACTGCAAGCTATTTAGCAAAAGAAAGCTATTTACTACTAAAGAAAACCATCACTACTGCTgaacaaacgggggggggggggaagagaaggaatgcAGAAGATTTCACGTTGGTTAAAAAACCACATAAAGACCTTTCTCCTGACAACACTGCTTGAGGCATATCCTTCTCTACAACATCTATTAGAGACATGGCCCCTATAGGACATTGCTGTTTTTGTCTCAAATACAAGAGAAATAGCATCTTGCAGAACTCCAATGACCCAGCCCAGGTCCTCTTACCTCAACAGGCTTCCGACGTAAAATGAAAAAGTTTTCTGCTCTCATCATCATGAAGCGCATAAATTTGTGGCACAGGATCTTCTCAATCTCATCAGCCTGTACAAGGGAAAGGAACACACATCAGCATTTTTTCCAGGCCAAGATGTGGCAACCATTCATCTCTGACACTTAGCTTACCTGCTTCACAGCAATGCTGACGCGCACAGAGTTGATAGACCCTTCAATGAGGACTTTCTCCTTCTCATTTCTGCTAATGATCACTGGCTGCAACAATAGCTCCTTGCTGCTTCTGCAAAGCCACACAGACAAATATTAGTTTCAGAAAGACATGCTACATACAGGGGCACATATGATCTCTTCTTTGAGCTGATTCTAACGTATCAGCAACAAACATAATACAGTCTTCTGACCATTTCGGTTACCATCTTTTGCAGCTTCCCCAGCTCTACAATATCATTCTTGAGGTGCTGCAATCAGAACTGCACACAGTATTTTAAACATGGCTACATCATTAATTTGAATAAATGCAACATAATATTCAGTCTTAATTTCAATGCTTTTCCTTAGAACATCTAGTGCggaatttgctttcttcattATCTGCAAAGGAGGTTTGCGGTTCCACTCTGCCAAGAGGCTGCCTCCTCTGTCTGCCTAGGCTGCTAGTACACGTACCCCCATGTGCGCACACTAACCCAGTACACTTCACCCCCATACTCCTCTCCTAGCCTGCAGTATGGTGGTGAACTGTTCCTCAAGGGAAATTTACCTTAGCAGTTGCTTAAAATGATAGGCTGCCACCACTTTCTCAACAAGCCATAGGTTATTGtgcccctttccctttctcaCTGCTTCCCAGACTGGTAGAGTAACCTGGACAGTCAGGACTGAATGGGAAGCCTGATTCAATGGCGTTtcagtgctggggctgcagccccagcaccGGGGTGTTgcgaatgtgccataagacatgtttgtgccaccctatgagtaagcagcactggtggggaggcctgcaacACCCCATCAATGCAGCAGGCAGAGCCCCAGCCACTGGCAGAATGAAGGTAAGAGCTGAGCGGCATGGGAGTGTGGGGAGTGCAgtaagagggtggaatgggaaagGGAGAGGCCTGGGCGGGAGTGGGACCGGTGGAGAACACCTCCTCCAAACCCTCTTCTCCTTGTCAGGCTCGAAATCCTGACATGGGCCTTCTCGAGTCTGTGTCAGCTAaatgacttgagaagccccactgagcaggctggggcattacttgaggtactttgaggagacctccagcctgcttaatTCTAGCGCAAGATCCAGAGGTAGCCATTtagtgcctctgctcctgtgctggttaggactgggctgtgagttgagCAGCATTTTCCCACATTCAACTAACCACATAGCTTAAAGTCTAAAAGAATTTTactgtttaaaaagaaacaagaatTTAAGAATTAAGAGGCGCATGAGATACCCATAAGGAATTTGAATATGAATCAGACAATTCCCCAaactgtacttaaaaaaaagaaagaaaggaactagTTAATTTCTAAAATCTACTCACTTCCTGGATATTTCTCTAAACAGCATGGAGGGAAGCTGGGGATCAGAAAGCAGACCAGAAGCATGTCCCCTTTGGCCTACGTAAAAGGCTAAATTCCAGCTCTGATATACCCTTATATACATACCCAGACTGTCCAATCAaaattggcaggaggtctggtctagagggtagagcctccgtctacctgaagatagcatccacaaggtcgccagttcgaggccaccggcaccgaccttgaagcggctgacaagctgaagcccagctattccatctgctctgagcgtgggaggatggaggccagaatgtgaagccagatcggaatgaaacacctgaatgtagtggttcttgaaagaaagaaccttctttcaattgtaaaaatccctatttaataagggatttagataagcctgcctatgtaaaccgccttgaataaagtcttgaataaaaaggcggtatataaatacctgttgttgttattattattattaaatgtcaAAATTATGCTAATTCATGCTAGGTAGCTACAGCACCTCTGTCAAGTGGTCCATTTCTAGGTGGCCTGTTCCATCCAATGAATTACCCAGAATCCCTATACTTTTCTCCTTGCAGCTGACCCAAGAAGATGAATTGAGATATTGTCCCAGCTGTACCTTCACGCCCCCTCCTATTCTAGAGCCTGGAGAATAAAGGGAGTGTCCAGCCTGATAATGGAGTGCCTCTAAAAACACTTTTTTATAGCTTGCAAATTACAAGATgaatttcaggccagaaaataaGTTACTCACTAGGAATTCCATAACCCGGTAACAAATGGGTTCCCTAAATAACCCCACTTTCCAAAGGGCCTGGCACTTGAAAACCCTAGCACTTCCAAAAAATAATGGTGTTACTTTGCCTACTAGGTGATTGATACACTAATTGCTCAGTGCCTCTGTTAACAATACCCAGTCAACTTCACACAGCCCCAGCACCctgggtcaacattttcactgTGCTATTCAGcacatccccaagatctctttcctggtttttCATTAACAGTTTAGGCTCCATCAGTGTCTATGTGAAGCTGGGATTCTCTGACCAAATGCGCATCACTGTACACAGGTTAACAATGAACTGCACTGCAGTTCTTTTGAGAATCAGCTACTACAGCAACTAACCAGAAAACTAAAGAGGGTCATTCAGGCAGCTGCAGGCATGCATTCTCTTGGCCCTAGGCAGATTGGCATGCATTTCCTCTAGTACACATATGGCTGCACCCTTAGCTAACACAAAAGTCTCTGGATTCAGATAGCAGCAGTAAGGAAGGACTGCCATGCAACTAGTCTCAATCCCTGCATTTGCAAGGAGAAGCCATTAAAAATACGATTACAGTGAACCTCTGTATACCGGCAAGTAAAGATATCAGGCTAGAAAAGACCACGTTTCAAATCCATAGCCACCCTTAATAGACTTGCTTGGTGACCTTAGGCATGTCACTGTCCCTCATTTGTAGAATACAGAGGGGTCACatggttgttgcaaggataaacgAGACAAGCAACAAAGGCCATAGCCCATTTGCAAGCACCTCCATTGCACACAGAAcatcccaagttcaatccttggcatctccagatagaatTGGAAAGATTCCTGTCTAAAACCAAAAAACTGCTGCCAGCCAGCATAGGCAATATTAAACATCTGACTGAATATAAGGCACTATAATATAAAGCAGACAATATGCTAAAAGAATCATAGTAAGATCTCCAATTTGCATCTATGTCTTTGAGGTCAGCTAATGCAGACACATTAATCAAAGTGCATTAGTCATGCTTGCATTTAGAGATTACTACACTGGTTCACAGTTGAGTACCTTTTTAAATATTTCTCTATGCTGGATATGCACATGATTAAACAAACACTGAAAAGGGCAATATCTGCATGGGGACCTAGCACAAAGAACATGTGTCGACCTGTTTACCTACCCTCTGCTAAAACAGAAGCAATAGGTACATATGCACAATGCTGCTGTTTAAAAGCATGTTGGAGAGAAGGGGGAAGAAATCAGACTTATGGGCAAAGATGTAATTCCAGGAGACTACAGTATGCCCAATAAATGCGAGAAGTGCAGGgttgagaaagaaaacaaaaaaatggagTACAGGGAACAAAGATGATAACATGAAAGGTGTTGGGAAGACCAAAGAAGGTTTAGCGATCAAGCACATTCACAACTGTACCAGGAATCTAATTTTTTGCATGTAGCCAACAAGTCATGGAGGTGAAAGAGACAAAGTAAAGAAGCAGGAACCTGCAAGAACTAGGACAACAGGAGCAAGACAAAGAGATGAAAAGATTCAGGGGAATCACTAACTAAGGGAGTCTCTTAGTTTGAGATGAACAGAGAGCAGATACAGTCACTACTGATCAGTTATCAAATCAAACGAGTCACACTGACGTCATTAGCTGGCATAGCAGTGTTCTGCAATCTGTAGGATGGGGGTTTGAAGGATTGCCAATTTCGCTGTCAGCAGCTGAAcaaattttattaaaaatatctATATACTACTAGTCAatataaaagttcacaaagcagtttacagagaaaaactgaAACTCTCTGTGGTTCCCcatcccaaaagggttcacaccCTAAAAGGATGAGGGGGAAAAACCACCAGCAaacagaaaagacactgtgctacgGTAAATAGGGACAGCTACTCTTCCTCTGTTAGATATAAGAGAAGcgccacctgaaaaagtgcctctttgcccagttatcagGGATTAAGAAGTCGCAGTTGTTCAGTGGCTAGCTGAGGACATACCATCTAGAAACAACACGGAAAGGACAAAGTGTGCTTGCCCAGTGCAGGCTGAAACACCAAACCTCtctgggaggagaaaaaaagcaagGCAAAGAACCTCATCAACACCTTCTTCTGGTGATGCCTCCTTAAGCTTGGACTAGGCTCCTCCCCACTAACAGTGGCCATAGATAcaccattaagggcacaatcctaaccaggtctacttagaagtaaatcctattttgttcaatggggcttactctcaggaaagtgtggttagggttgcagcctaaaccTAAGAGGATGaaaaagcagcaagcaaggcaTATATTATCTACCACCTTCTTTTGGCTGCAATGATTGCACATTGTTTGATTTTATATAAATTGCTCTTGGAGCCTTGTTGGTTGAATGATAgaatacaaatgaatgaatgaagctcctTTGAGCTTACCAGCAACAGTAGCAATAGATAGCTTATTCCACCTTCTCCATTGATGAGTGGGAGGAATCTGTAGtggctgactggcactgggcagTTCAAGGAACTGGCTGGCTGGGTGGACCCTCAATGATACCCAACCTGGTGAACCTCTGATGCCA is a window from the Tiliqua scincoides isolate rTilSci1 chromosome 2, rTilSci1.hap2, whole genome shotgun sequence genome containing:
- the ARPC4 gene encoding actin-related protein 2/3 complex subunit 4 → MTATLRPYLNAVRATLQAALCLENFSSQVVERHNKPEVEVRSSKELLLQPVIISRNEKEKVLIEGSINSVRVSIAVKQADEIEKILCHKFMRFMMMRAENFFILRRKPVEGYDISFLITNFHTEQMYKHKLVDFVIHFMEEIDKEISEMKLSVNARARIVAEEFLKNF